The window TCAACGTTTTTAGCAAACATACCCGAATCCGTATTttaacggtcccggtgggtctgtatagtgatttgggacttgggcatatgcctagaatcaaattcggaggtccctagctcgagttatcatattttgttgaaaaattaaagtttgaaggcttaatgaatctaaaagtttgaccaatgtttgagtTTGTTGATATCAGATCCGTATTTTGATTCCGAAACTCGGTATAGGtacattactatatttatgatttatttgtaaaatttggtGGAAAACGGAGTTAGTTTGACATGAACCGGatgtccggttgttaaaatagcaattctaaagtttttttttttaaatttcatttgatttggtatttgATTCACAGTTCTAGGTGTTACTTTGGTGATTtaatcacgcgagcaagtttgtatgatgtttttggactggtgtgcatgtttggtttggagcctcgagtgctcgggtgattttcggataggctacatgtgagtttggacttaggaaaattgttGGTGTGCTTCAGTTCTGCTGCTGGTCTCTGACCTCGCAATTGTGAGGtcagtgtttgcaattgcgaagatttTATTTTCCTGCTTGGGTCACAATTGAAAAGAcaatctttgcatttgcgaagaagggtGGGTCAGcaagggttcgcatttgcgatcaaaggTGTCGCAATTGCGGAAGACcacagttcgcatttgcgaacaagtcatcgcaaatgcgCTAATAGCATAAATGGGGgaccttcacaattgcgaagggtTTCTCTCATATGCAGAGTTTGCAATTGTGAACCCCAGGTTacaattgcgaaccccaggtcatAATTTTGACATCTGCATGTGGTCAAAAGCTGAGTTAGATGGGAGTTTGGTTCATTCTCTCAAAATTTCAAACCTATAAACCCTAGAGATGATTTTTTCAAGAACCCTTCTTccccaattcattggtaagtgattctagcctatttGTTTTTCAATCTTCCATtccatttcataagatttcaacctaaaatctaagatttttatatggaaattgggggtttgggtagaataagaaatttttgtaaaattgaaatttagacctcaaattgaggtcggattttgaaacaaattgCATAACtaggctcaggggtgaatgggtaatcaggttttggtccgaatttcgggtttggaccaagcaggccggggagttaacttttgttgactttttcaataatgaaataaattgaacctttttcattcgtgggtagttcctaaggcgtattttgaatcgtttggttggtaatttgctagatttggttggttcgaaggcttgtttgaaaggtaaatccgtggttgagctttgagttgataTTTGGAGAGAGGTAAGTGacgtgattaaccttgacttgagggattaggacttatttacctattttctacatgtttagatgttgggtacaatgtatatgtgaggtgatgagtacttatgcgttgtcgttgggttaaagcatgtggGTGAGACTTGTTTCTTGTAATTTAATGCTTTATTTGATCATGATATCCATTCTTAGACTGGTTTAATTACTAATTGATTGTTCTTTCTACATTTATGGACAATCTATGATAAATGAGTATTATTTCTGAAGTTGAGATTGGTTTTGTGGAACCATTATTGATGTAAAGTTTGTCCTTGTTTATTTAATCTCCCTATTattatatattcatttttatatgGTAAGAGAGACtattaatacacgaagggtgataccgtgccatgtttgagagttaatgcacgaagggtgatgacgtgccatgtttgagagttaatgcacggagggtgatgtcgtgtcgtatctattgatttatgatgaaagtgagagtaaaagcatgaaggatgatgtTGTGCCATTATTATTGTTTCGTAgtaaggttgagagtaaaagcacaaagggtgatgacgtgcagtTTTGTTCATTATGTTTATTCGTTTTGCTGGTTTAGGGCTTATTGATTATTTCTTGTTATCATTCCCTGTTGTACTTATCGTATCTTGTACACCTTTCGTATGTCCCCTCTCAACAGTATATGTTTATCCTCTATTGTTGTTATGTTGTACGCAGATTTttatctgcacaggtttatatatgtgggtgtcttgtcatagcttcgtcactacctcatcgaggttaagctcgatacttacggagtacattgggttggttgtactcatactacacttgcacttcttgtgcagattttggtattggtcccaaCTGTCCGGGAGGCATTTCAGATCAGATTTGCTTTGGATACTCAAGGTAGATTTGCTGGCGTCtgtagaccttgaagtccccatccaCTTTCCCCTTATTTACTGTTCTTATCATTCGAGATAGTTGTACTTATTTCAAACTTTTTATGTAGAAAATCTAGAAGCtcgttgtgactccagatctagGGTGTACTTAGATATTATTGGTTTTATGTCATTCCGCAATTCGTATTGGTTTCATTTCAGTTTAATTGGTTTTACTTATTTGAATTGATGAATATTGGATTATAGAtcctctaatgttggcttgcctagcaagtgaacgCTAGGTGACATAACAGCCtcgaaggtggaaattttgggtcataacatggcacctcgtgcccacaataacaatcaccttcgCACGGAGAACtccacgtgctaccatgtactttgcaactgtgaaaaatattaatttagatgaaTGAGAGATACATTTAAATACGATAAAACATAACAACAATCTTGAATTACGTAAGAtgtcaaatgaaataatgagtttattttagaaatcaaataaagtaaaataatataccATTTATACGAAACAGAGTATCGGATGGCTTTAGCTCTGAAATTAATATAATTGAGTAAAAGTGTCATttttaaacaaagcaaaacatAAGTTATATTaaagaattaaataaagaatttgttaaagaaaaaatatgataacaattttaagtaaggtaaacatATAACAGGGTGATGAAtataatttgagaacccaattatTGTGAAAGTATGATAAACATTTAGAATAATAAGCACCAagtgagataacgagttctatcttaagaggcgcataaaataaagcatgttaataattcttttatttaaactaATATGTAACCAACAACTCAACATAATATGATATAGTGACTTCACGCAACTAAATTCACATTGACAAACAATTCACCATGTTATAACGAAGGCATAGATTGGCATGTTAAATCAACACAATAAATCACATGGAATGaatgactcacacaagaaacgACAATCGTTCCAATACCAACATAGCAACGAATAACCAAAAACATAGCAACGAATGACCAAGAACAATGACCGgtcaaatcaacaagttgttccaacatggaatgtacaatgaaaatcacaaccgaggtaccgcctcgtatttatatttcacaatttcaatcacaattgtttaaccagaaaataggaatttcgatCAAAGCccaattttagaagaactcgggttactgataataaAATGGAGAAATAATTGTGTAATGAAAAAGAAGAATTGAATTGAGAAGTAGCTGAGTAAGCAAAATAAAGCAATGTAAATCAGTATATTCCAATAATAATCCATGTCCCCATATAAATGCTATTTCTCTCCTTTTATATCTATTTCGAAGTACTACGTTTCTTTCATCTCATAATAGAGCCATTATGAGCAATTAATGGCAttaatgtaacgttataattgACAATCGTAACTGTTTCATGAAGATTTTTAATGTTCCCCATCATTTATGCTCATTAATTACAGATAATACGTATCTGTACTTTTTTCTAACTAGGTTCATTCCTCCGATGTCTTTTCAAATCATCAAGAGATCCGAGTAAccgttcctttttgttttcttgaaccTTAGCCCGTACCTATTAAGGCTCGCGGCTCTTTGAATACTCTTTGCCAGCTATCATTCTTCCATTGACCCATGTGTCTTGACATGTCaacacataattaattccaaatgttaACTCGATTTTCCCCAATACAGATGGTCCCctcacttgccatttattcaacaattgaatatttgggaagtggatctaaTTAAAGCGGGAATTTTTGCCGCCATTCTCACCTATCATTATACCTTTTCCAGAACTAACGCTTCacatgtcacttccatttaatgcatgTGACATGTGGTGACTTTTGAGTGGTTCTGCAGTTCTTCAATGTCTTTTAAGGCTTTCTTACGGCTTCATCAATCACGAAGTGGCATTTTTCGTTATGACGTTCCCATTATTACCTTTTTGTTTGGGGGTTGCTTCTAAGTATAAATATAtcctttgtcttttctttcataGAATAGTTTTCCATCTTTGAGTATTCGATCTTCTCTTCCTCTTCGTACAACTATGGCTTCTTCAAACCCTAATCATCAAAAAGTTCTTATTGTAGATAAACTTCCCCTTGCTCCTACTAGGAGCAGGAGAGGGGGTAGGATACGTAGTTTAGGGTCAGTTTCCATTCgaggttcttcttcttctctaccTAGTTCTACTCCTCCTTCATCTTCTAGAACTAGGGCTTCTCTTACACATAGGTCTTCTTCCAGAAGTAGGGATTCCAATGAGCCAATCCGTGAACCTACAGTAGATGAAATTATCCCTTTTGAACTTTCTTTATATACTGATAGAGAATTAATTAGAAACTAGGTTTCTTCTATGTCTTCTCATGATCGTGCCGATATTTACCCTTCACAGATTACTGAAGGTTTGATCTCTATTGTTCGTAGAGATTGTCATTGGAGGATTGATTTCTCAATTCTGATCCCTAATGCAAATCAAATGATTACTTCTTTCAAGGCTGGCATTTCTTTTGTGTATACATACCCTTTTACATTGGACTTTAGGCCCCCTATTAATCCAGTTATCATTGAATTTTGCCGCTTCTTCAATGTGTATTTAGGACAAATTGGCCCTATTGTATGGAGGGCTGTTGCATGTTTAAGGTATTTGGCTAATTTGGCTCAATtgcctttcatttctttcatctaATCCACCTTTACTCCCCTAAGATATTCCGTCATGGAATTTTTACTTTGGTGGCAGGGAGTAAGAGGGTATTAGTCAGCCCTGAGGACGACAAAGGTATACCCGATTTGTTGTTGCTCCTACGTTAGGGTTAGTAGGTGAAGAAAATAGGTCATTCCCTgaaaagtggaattttgcacgtacgTTTTCTTTACAACTTtctctcttctattttttttttaaaaagagtttGTACTTCCCGTGACTGTTTCACTTTTCTTCTTTCAGCAACCATGGGAACTGCTGAAGAGATTCCCAATTTTCGTGGTTGGGTTGAGAAATTTTTGACAATTGCTCCGATGGAAGTTAGATCTTGGAAGTACCTCTCAAACATGTTTGGTTGGAAGGTTAAAACTCACGGTAAAAAttttattccttttcttttatttttattcattctTTCTTTAGAATGTATTTAACCCTTCTTTTTATCAGGGTTTCCTATTCGTGGTGTAAGTGTTGTGTCAATCGCAGATTCTAGACTTTCTTTGGCAAGAGCTCAGGAGATAATCTTGAGTTCTTCAACAAAAAGGAAAGCTGATAGACCCTAGGATTCTGAAGACGAGGAGGAACGGGATGGAAGCTCTTTGGTTAGAAAGTCGCGGGCTAGAAGAAGCATCATTTCGGATGACGAAGTTACTCCCCCTCGTTATATTCCCGTGACCGAGTCTGTTGAAGCCATTTTATTGAGTTCTGATGAAGAGACTCCCATGGTAGCTTGTGACTCTAATGAACAATTTTTTTCGCGTGGGTTTGATAATGAATGCTTTGACTTGGTGTCTGAGGAAGTACCTCTTGCCTCCTTTCCCGTATTTGTCCCAGTGGAACTTCACATGCCTGTTCTTACTGCTGCTATTTCGGCCCCGCCTCAAGTCATTATGACTTCGTCTACTGTCCCTGCTACCAATATTTCTTGTACTAAAATTGGTTCTTCTAGTGGAAGCAGGGTAATGAAGAAAATTACCATTGAAGTTCCTGCCGATGGTAATCTTCTAAAGAAATCAGGCCAAGCTGATGTATGGTTAAAACCCTTGATTGATACTATTGAAAAGTCCAAGCTAGAAAGTCACAGTTCTTTGACTTGGATGAATGACATCTTGTAATCATCATTGAAGGTATAGATTTCTTTTCATATTTTATGCCATTTTCCTTCTGCTAGGATTCTTATCCTTTTTTTATGTAGATCAATCTCATCGGCATggagatgatgaaaagggtttCCCTTACAGAGCAGTTGATGCATGATTACTAGATTGAGGCAGATAATTGGAAAGAGCAGCATGAGAGCCTCCAACTTGAGATGGAAGTTTTAGAGGAGAACAAATGTACCTTAGAGCAGCAGCTAAGagtcatggtatcagagctagcaGTTGAGAAAGCTTCTTCCAACCAGACGGGCAAGGATAAGAACCTTCTCGAGTCATCTTATGCTGAATAACTCTCCAAAGCAACAGAAGAGTTTAGAGGTCTGAAGGCCCTGTTGAACGAGAAAGAGGTTTATGCTGGTGAGCTTGTTCAAACACTCACCCAGACCCAAGAAGATCTCCAAGTGTCTTCTGATAAGGTCAAGTTCTTAGAGAGTTCACTTGCCCCTTTGCAATCTTCTTAGATGCTACTTTAGTTGAAAAGGAGGAGCTCAAGAGTGAAATTGACCATTGGGAAAGAGACTACGAGGCTCTTGAAGATAAGGCCGTTGTTGAAGTAAGTTGGGCCATCGCGCCATGATACCCTTATGGAGGTAAGCCAGGAAGGTTTTAAGTTGGATGCTGAATTAGTAAAGATAAAGGAGACAATTGAAAAAACTCAGCAAAGCCAAAGTTTTTCTTCACCCATGGCTGATATTCCTGAAAATATTGAAGCTAATCCTGGTGCGGTGGGTGCGGTGGCTCCTTCTGATCCAATCGAGTCTTCTGATGCTGATGATGCCATTTTGAATTCTTCTTCAGAACCTGCTCCACAATGAAAGTTTGTTTATGAAGTttaactttttttgtttttgttttgttggtGGAACATTTGGTGGTTTTACCCCTGGTCCCATTTAGGGGTAATATTTTTTGGTGACAATATATCCCCAGGTCTTTTCGGGGATTTTATAATGACAATTAAGTTAGGACTAAGTTTATACTTATTTTGAACtgaatatttattataaagtTTTTTGTTTCAACTTATAATACCTTTAACTTGAGTTTCTGTTATACTCTTTTAATGATTTGCCCTTGCCTTGGTTCTTTGTAAGTTCAAGGTCTTGCTtccattttaattttaatatgtGGGTTTTGTTTTACCCTTTTAACTTTTTGCATTAAAAATGCTTAGTTAATTTCATCGATTTTTGAATCAAacatgaattataaaagaggTCCATTTTATATaagacacttaatgaagaagacgtctcaatttcataatggtgtaaacatatgaaaggagaaataggaacacacatgtttcttggAACAACTTTGACAAAAGTTTTCATTCAAACTTTGTCGAACTTAAATAACACCTTACATGTATTTAAATATCTTCTATAACTCTTTCGTAACTATTTCCATTAcaacatttttgtaaaaaagaaaatccaagggTTTCTTTATGACCCATGGCTAAATACTTCCTTTAACCTAAACATTCGTAGGAGTTTGAAGTTTATATCCACGAGTGTATTCATCATAGTTTTTGGATCAGGCTTGCATTTTTTGGCTCGAGACTTTGCTCTAAACTTGATATTTGTTGAGTAGACTTTAGGCTTGACttgaaatataattatttcagccttctttgccttccttatacatatatcatatgtatattatatagtcccccaagtgtttgagctttgaagtatgaaatctcgagcttTTGATTATTCCTTCCAGAGGTACAATTTTAGATGAAGGCTGCTTAACCCATTACATTTCcatcagaatagttgtaaccctagaccAGGAATTATGTTCCTTCCGCGTGTCTTTCAGGTCGAAATTCATCATTTAGTgtgggctagctttttgcctatcatataAAATTGTTAGTAAAACTTTAACAATTTAGATATAAAAATCGTTAGTGGGGATACCTGACCGTTTATATTTTCTTCCCTTATAAATAGTAATTCTTcagatgaacaacattccaatttgAAGGTAGAATCTTGCCATGCAATGTTTCAAGCTCGTATGCACCTTTTCCTGCGATCCATGAATTTTATATGgcccttcccaatttggacttaACTTTCCTGCATTGGCTGCCCTCGTGGATTGGAAAACTTTCTTGAGTAcgtagtccccaatcttgaagtatttGAGACGAGCTTTCCGATTGTAATACCGCTCAATAACTTGTTTTTGCACTACCAACCTTATTAATGCAGTTTCCCTCCTTTCCTCAAGTAAATCCAGGTTTACCCGCATCTCTTCTTCATTCGACTCTTCAGTAGCTTGAGTATATCTCGTACTTGGCTCCCCTATTTccactggaattaaggcttcaacTCCGTATACAAGTGAAAACGGTGTTTCTCTCatacttgtttttgttgttgtttggtaAGCCTACAAGACTCCAGGTAGTACTTCTGGCCACTTGCCCTTTGACTCTTCTAGTCTTtttttcaagttgttgataatagCTTTATTTGTTGATTTAGCTTGTCCATTGgccaccggatgataaggtgttgaggTAATcattttaatttgccaacttagGAAGAATTTTGTGATTTGTGCACCTATGAATTGCGGGCCGTTATCACACATGATCTCTTTTGGAACCccaaaccggcatatgatgttttGCCAGATGAAGTCTCTGacctctttttctcgtacctgtttgaaggctcctgcttctacccacttagtaaaatagtcggTGAGTACTAACAGAAATCTTACCTTGCCTTTAGCTTATggtagtggacctacgatatccatcccccacttcataaaaGGCCATGGAGCAACAATCGGATGTAATAATTCAGCTGGTCGATGCATGTTGTCGCCATATCTTTGGCACTTgtcacatttagccacaaatttttcCGCTTCTTCTGCCATTTTTGGCCAGTAATAGCCAACTCTAGTTATGTTTTTTACCAAAGATCTTCCTCcagcgtgatttccacaatgtccctcatgtatttctctcatcacatatttCGTTTGAGAAGGCCTAAGACATCTTGCTAGGGGCCACCAAACATTTTCCAATATAAATTGCCCTGATTTAAATAGTAACGAGCAACATTTTGGCAAAGTGTTTGAGTTGTTATCTTATCTTCAGGTAGtattccatactgcaaaaaattgACATTCTCgattctccaatcccaagttagattattttaatttacctcatttttatctTGATCAAGCAccgaatgaaacaaatgtattacaGAAGCGTTTTCTTCATTTGTTACTTCTATAGCGGATGTaagattagctaaagcatctgcctcgaCATTCTCTTCCCTTGGTATTTGCATGACTTTCCAAGTTTGAAATTGTCTGACCAAATATCGTGCCTTTTCCAGGTATTGTTGCATCCTTGCCTCTCTAGCTGTATAAGTCCCATGCATTTGGTTAACCACGAGCTGCGAATCGCTTTTAATTATGACCTGCTCTATTCCGAACTCTCGTGCTAATTCTAagcctgcaatcacagcttcatattctgcctCTTTATTGGTGATATGATGACATTTTATAGCTTGTCGTATGGTTTCTCCCGCAGATGGTACCAAGACGATGCCTAGACCTGCTCcctttacattagatgaaccgtcaTTAAATAAGGTCCAAGTACCTGGATTAGCTTGTTAAATACATGCAGTTCCTTTTCTGCTCCAATTGTATCCTTTGGTAAAAACTACAACAAAAAGCTGCTAAAACCTGTGACTTTATTGTAGTTCTAGGTGGATATGTAATGTCATATTCGCTTAGCTCTATAGCCCATTTAGTTAATCTACCCGATAACTCTTGCTTATGCAAGATATTACGTAAGGGGTAGACAGTTACTACAGAGAtaggatgacattggaaataaggccttAATTTCCTAGATGTGATAATTAATGCTAGTACAAGTTTTTCTAAATGAGGATAACGAGTCTCAGCATCTAATAAAgacttgctaacataataaatcagagactgtttaccttggtcctctcgAACTAATATGGCACTTACCACTACTTCTGAAATAGCAAGATAGATAAGCAATCTCTCCCCATCATTTGGTTTTTCTAGCAatggtggatttgacaagtacACCTTTAAATTTTAAGCGCTTGTTGACATTATTTAGACCATTCaaattgattttgattttttaaagCTGAAAAGAATTTGAAGCACTTTTCCGATGACTTGGAAATAAACCTTCCCAAGACTGCTATTCTTCATGTCTGCCTTTGTACTTCTTTTTTTCTCGTGAGTATATCCAGAATTTCCTCAATAGCTTTAATCTGCGCGGGATTTAATTCAATGCCACAGTTAGAAACAAGAAATCCCAAGAACTTACCCGATGACAGGTCAAATCCACACTTCTCAGGATTTAATTTCATGTTAAATTTGCGAAGAATCTGAAAAGTATCAGTCAAGTGTTGAATATGATCCCCTACTTGTTGTGATTTgaccagcatatcatctatatacacctccatggtttttcatagatgttcttgaaacattttggtcacTAGCCTTTGGTAtgtagccccaacattctttaagaCAAACGACATAACTTTGTAACAgcaagtccccctgtctgtgataaaggaagttttttcttcatctagagaatccattttaatctgattatatcctgagtAGACGTCTATAAAACTTAATAATTCATgccctgcagtagcatcaattagttgatctatgtgCGGTAATAGAAAAGAATCTTTTGGGAATGCTTTATTTagatcagtataatctacacaaacttgCCACTTACCAATATTTTTGGGCATTACTACAGTATTAGCCAACCAATCtagatactttacctcgcggatggACCCGATTATTAAAAGCTTTtgcacctcatcttgaatcacctaatTCTTGAAGGATCcctgcttccttttcttttgtttggcaGGTGGGTACGATGGATCTGCATTTAATTTGTCGGTCATTACCACCGatggtatacctgtcatatctgaatgggaccaagcaaaacaatcttcGTTAGCTTtaaaaaattcaatcaacttatGTTTCATCTATGGGCTGAGGTTGGTTCCAATGTAGACTTTTTTGTCCGGCCAATGTACAAATAGTACCATAGCTTCCAGTTCCTcgattgttgttttgatgttcTCATTTTCTTCTGGTTCATGAATAGTACCGGGCCTCAAGTCTACATCGATTTGCCCATCTTCAGTTGAGGCTCGTGTTGCTGGGTCCTCAACTGAATTCTATGATTGCTattttttgtcaattttttccGCTTGAATCTGCCACAGAGTTAATGCTTTGAGAAGCTTGTTGGTCACCACGTATTTGTTGTATTCCCCATTGTGAAGGAAACTTGGTAACTTGATGTAAAGTAGATGGAACAACGTCCATTTCGTGAATCCATGGCCTGTCGAGAATCATATTGTAATCCATATCCATTTCTACTACTTGAAATTTGG is drawn from Nicotiana tabacum cultivar K326 chromosome 22, ASM71507v2, whole genome shotgun sequence and contains these coding sequences:
- the LOC142176000 gene encoding uncharacterized protein LOC142176000 yields the protein MRETPFSLVYGVEALIPVEIGEPSTRYTQATEESNEEEMRVNLDLLEERRETALIRLVVQKQVIERYYNRKARLKYFKIGDYVLKKVFQSTRAANAGKLSPNWEGPYKIHGSQEKVHTSLKHCMARFYLQIGMLFI